One genomic window of Solanum stenotomum isolate F172 chromosome 9, ASM1918654v1, whole genome shotgun sequence includes the following:
- the LOC125877498 gene encoding uncharacterized protein LOC125877498 yields the protein MKTGTLFEWDQACSNAFESIKSYLTKPPILAAPVPGKPLILYISAQERSVGALLAQENGKGKENSLYYFSRMMTPNELKYSPIEKLCLTLVFSIQKMKHYFQAHAVRLISKANPIKFVMSKPVLNNRLARWYLQFQQFEIVYVPQKAVKGQVLTDFLADHPILDDWELTDELPDEDAMVVEVQPPWTMYFDGASHREGAGAGEYQALILGLEMAVDMKQLQLQVFGDSELVINQLLGSYEVKKPELRLYHDYAQKLIRWLGDVTLQHVPRKENKKVDALAALASTLTLPDQAQITICQKWIVPPDVDEESKFEHLVAVSQVEIIDWRHALIDYLCYNILPEDQKKRTEIRRHAPRFLYYKDTLYRRSFERVLLRCLGEEEAIQAMQEAHSGVCGSHQSGPKLHFHIKRMGYYWPTMVKDCLDYARRCQACQFHANFINQPPDVLHPTVASWPFDAWGLDGVGPLPKSSGGHLYILAATDYFSKWAEAVALKEVKKENVANFIRQRNSSMYYAAANGLGEAFNKTLCNLLKKVVSKSERDWHDRMEEALWAYRTTHRTPTQATPYSLVFGTEAVLPLERQIPSLRLAIQEGLTEQENACLRLEELDSLDEKRLEAQQSLECYQARLSRAFNKKVCLRSFQVGDQVLAVRRPIIISHKSKSKFTSKWDGPYVIQEVYSSGAYKIVDADGLRIGPINGKFLKKYYP from the exons ATGAAAACGGGCACTCTTTTCGAATGGGACCAAGCTTGTAGTAATGCCTTTGAGAGCATCAAGTCTTACTTGACAAAACCACCAATTTTAGCAGCTCCTGTTCCTGGAAAGCCATTGATACTTTACATATCAGCTCAAGAAAGATCAGTGGGAGCACTCTTAGCCCAAGAGAATGGCAAAGGGAAAGAAAATTCCCTTTACTACTTCAGTAGGATGATGACACCAAATGAGTTGAAGTACTCGCCAATTGAAAAGCTATGTTTGACCTTAGTcttctcaattcaaaagatgaaaCACTACTTTCAAGCTCACGCCGTCCGTCTTATTTCTAAAGCCAACCCCATCAAATTTGTGATGTCGAAACCTGTCCTTAATAATCGACTAGCAAGATGGTATCTCCAATTTCAGCAATTTGAAATTGTCTATGTTCCTCAAAAGGCAGTAAAAGGGCAAGTATTGACAGACTTCTTAGCAGACCACCCGATACTTGATGATTGGGAACTCACTGATGAATTACCTGATGAAGATGCAATGGTTGTTGAAGTTCAACCGCCTTGGACGATGTATTTTGATGGGGCCTCACATCGTGAAGGAGCTGGCGCTGGGG AATATCAAGCCTTAATACTTGGGCTTGAAATGGCGGTTGATATGAAGCAATTGCAATTACAAGTTTTTGGAGACTCTGAATTAGTGATCAATCAATTGTTGGGTAGCTATGAAGTCAAAAAGCCAGAATTGCGTCTCTATCATGACTATGCACAAAAATTGATTAGATGGCTCGGAGATGTAACTCTTCAACATGTTCCAAGAAAGGAGAATAAGAAAGTTGATGCTTTAGCCGCTTTGGCTTCAACTTTAACTCTGCCTGATCAAGCGCAAATCACTATCTGCCAAAAATGGATAGTACCACCGGATGTGGATGAAGAAAGCAAATTTGAACATCTTGTAGCTGTCTCACAGGTTGAGATAATCGATTGGAGACATGCTCTGATTGATTACTTGTGTTACAATATACTTCCAGAAGATCAAAAGAAAAGGACTGAAATTCGTCGTCATGCTCCTAGGTTTCTTTACTACAAAGATACTCTATATCGAAGATCATTCGAGAGAGTACTCTTGCGTTGTTTGGGGGAAGAAGAAGCGATTCAAGCTATGCAAGAAGCACATTCTGGAGTTTGTGGATCACATCAATCTGGGCCCAAGTTACACTTTCATATAAAAAGAATGGGGTATTATTGGCCAACAATGGTAAAAGATTGCTTGGATTATGCTCGAAGATGTCAAGCATGCCAATTTCATGCAAACTTTATTAACCAACCTCCTGATGTATTACATCCGACTGTTGCATCTTGGCCATTTGATGCTTGGGGGCTAGACGGGGTTGGACCACTACCTAAATCTTCTGGTGGTCACTTGTACATCTTGGCTGCGACAGATTACTTCTCAAAATGGGCTGAGGCTGTAGCCCTCAAAGAAGTAAAGAAGGAAAATGTTGCAAACTTCATCAGG CAACGTAATTCATCAATGTATTATGCTGCTGCAAATGGACTAGGTGAAGCATTTAACAAGACCTTGTGCAACTTGTTAAAGAAGGTCGTCTCCAAATCTGAAAGGGATTGGCATGATAGAATGGAAGAAGCTCTTTGGGCATATAGGACGACTCATCGCACGCCGACTCAAGCAACTCCCTATTCTCTTGTTTTTGGAACTGAAGCAGTCCTTCCACTTGAACGACAAATACCGTCATTGAGGCTTGCCATCCAAGAAGGACTTACTGAACAAGAAAATGCTTGTCTGCGCCTTGAAGAGTTAGACTCTCTCGATGAGAAAAGGTTGGAAGCTCAACAAAGTCTTGAGTGCTATCAAGCTCGTCTTTCTCGGGCTTTCAATAAAAAAGTTTGCCTAAGGTCTTTCCAAGTCGGTGATCAAGTGCTTGCGGTAAGAAGACCAATCATCATATCTCATAAATCAAAAAGCAAGTTCACATCAAAATGGGATGGACCATATGTCATTCAAGAAGTCTATTCAAGCGGAGCTTACAAAATTGTGGACGCAGACGGCTTGCGGATCGGTCCCATCAACGGAAAATTCTTGAAGAAGTACTATCCTTGA